From a region of the Helianthus annuus cultivar XRQ/B chromosome 5, HanXRQr2.0-SUNRISE, whole genome shotgun sequence genome:
- the LOC110943695 gene encoding extensin-like has translation MEDPVAPVDPVDPAFADHADFEMEFDDPEPAMAPEPIAAPDLVFEHDPIHTGVPIVDPVIADLPIDDHPVDAPLLEGDHVVVAAQADAPLIADVPAEPDVVAPLPDPVPLEPDHALFATHIDPRYAHTQNGWIDADDELPPFPPHTTDARHMDFPFSFAQYTPPARPWEGSLTHPFSHVPTSVPVIPQFSSAIPPVPLFSVPPFTPASEPFLWTSPPIMPPSDPYHPFHMGSLFSSD, from the coding sequence ATGGAGGACCCGGTTGCCCCAGTTGACCCTGTTGACCCTGCGTTTGCTGACCACgcagattttgagatggagttcgatgacccagagcctgccatggcccccgaGCCGATAGCCGCTCCTGACCTtgtgtttgagcatgaccctattcatacTGGCGTACCCATTGTTGACCCTGTGATTGCTGATCTACCCATTGATGATCACCCTGTTGATGCTCCACTAttggagggtgatcatgttgttgttgctgctcagGCTGATGCCCCTCTCATCGCTGATGTACCCGCCGAGCCTGATGTTGTCGCTCCTCTTCCTGATCCTGTTCCTTTGGAGCCCGATCATGCGCTATTCGCGACCCATATTGATCCCCGATATGCGCACACCCAGAATGGGTGGATTGATGCTGATGATGAGCTCCCACCTTTTCCCCCACATACCACCGATGCACGTCACATGGATTTCCCTTTTTCATTCGCTCAGTACACACCTCCAGCACGACCTTGGGAGGGTTCCTTGACTCATCCCTTCAGCCATGTGCCGACATCTGTCCCAGTTATACCACAGTTTTCTTCTGCTATTCCCCCTGTTCCACTATTTTCTGTGCCACCTTTTACCCCAGCGAGTGAGCCATTCCTTTGGACGTCACCACCTATCATGCCTCcatccgacccctaccatccttttcATATGGG